The Geothrix sp. DNA segment CGAGCCTGAGGCGGCCTCCCTGCTCACCCGCCGGCTGGGCCGCGCCAAGGTCGATGCCAAGTACCTCGCGGGCCTGGAGGAAGCCGCCACGGGTCGCCCCCTCATCGCGGGCAACCAGGTGACGCTGCTCTTCGACGGCCCCGTGACCATCGCGGCCATGATGGCGGCCGTCTCGGCGGCCCGGGACTCCATCAACCTGGAAACCTACCTCTTCGATCAGGACCCCCTGGGCATGAGGTTCGCCGACTTGCTCATCGCCAAGCAGAAAGAGGGCGTCCAGGTGAGCATCATCTACGACTGCGTGGGGACGCTCGGCACGCCGCAGGCATTCTTCGACCGCATGCAGGAGGCCGGCATCCGGCTCCTGCCCTTCCAGCCCGTGAGCCCGCACCACAAGCTCCTGGGATGGCGCATCAACAACCGCGATCACCGGAAGGTCCTCGTCGTGGATGGCAGGGTGGCCTTCACGGGAGGGGTCAACATCACCGCAAGCTACGCGCGAAGCTCGCTGTTCCGCTCCGCCCGCAAGGCCAAGGCCGTGGGGTGGCGGGATACCCACGTCCAGATCGAGGGGCCCGCCGTGGCCGCCCTCCAGTGGATGTTCCTGGACAACTGGGCCAGCCAGAATGAGGGCAGTCTGCCGGAGCGTGACTTCTTTCCCACCCTTGCCCCGGCAGGCGACAAGGTCGTGCGGGTGCTCCGCAGCCAGCCGGGAAGCAACCACGAGATCTTCAAGGCCTATTTCGTGGCCATCCAGGGAGCCAGGACCTCGATCCACATTGCCTCGGCCTATTTCGTGCCGGACGTGCAGATCTCGAAGGCCCTGCAGGCGGCGGCGCGGCGGGGCATCGACGTGAAGGTCCTCCTGCCCGGCGTCTCCGACAGCTGGCTGACCACCTATGGCTCGCACTCGTTCTACCAGGACATGCTGGATGCTGGCGTGAGGATCTACGAGCTGAAGACCTCCGTCCTGCACGCCAAGACCGCCGTCATCGATGGCTCCTGGTCCACGGTGGGCTCCACCAACCTGGACACCCGCAGCTTCCTCCACAACAAGGAGGTGAACGTGGTGATCCTGGGCGACGCCTTCGGTCGGGAGATGGAGGATGCCTTCCAGGATGACTTGAAGGATTCCAGGGAGATCACGCCGGGGACGTGGCAGCAACGGCCCTACCTTCAGCGGCTCAAGGAGTGGTGCGCACGGCTGGCATCCTACTGGCTCTGAGCGGCGGCAGCCTGGTCCCATCGAATTGACGGGAGAGGTCCCTCGGCATGATGGGCCTGCCTGGGCCATTTCCCGCATCGCCCATGGCAAGTCCAAGGAACCAGTCATCTTCTGGCCTGGCACGGAATCCGCTGCCTTACGGGTCCTGCTGGCGACCGCCCCCGTGGAGGGTCTGCAGATCAGCGCAGGCACCCACCGGGAGCGACGACATGGCATCCATCGGACTCATCAACCTCGGCATCCTGCCCCTGCTCTTGGAGGCCATGACGCCCGCCTATGCGCAGCATGACCAGCGCGAGCAGGACTCGAGAAAGCAGCAGCAGGAGCAGGAGACCAAGGCGAAAAAACCCCAGCCATCCCGACCGGAGCGGGAGGAGAAGCCGCAGCACGAGGCCAGGCCCCAAGGCCAACCGCGGCAGGAGCGGCCCGATCATCCGGAGAAACCTCAGCCACGCCCTGAAGTCAGGCCGGAGGGCCAGCCTCGGCAAGACCGCGCCACCCGCCGGGAACCGCCGCAGCAGCGACCCGAGCCCAGGTTTGAACGACAGCCGCCCCCCGCCCAGGTGCCCCGGCCCACGCCGCGTACCCCGCAGGCGCAGGCAGGCCAGCATCAAACGGCCTGGCCAGCCCGCCGCGCGCGGGACTGGAAGACGGAGCATCGAACCTGGCAGGATCGGGGCGGCTACCGTGGCTACCGCATTCCCGAGGCCCGGTTTCAGGGGTACTTCGGGGCCAGCCACGGGTTCCGGATGTTCCGCTTCCCCTTGATCGTCGTGGGCGGCTACCCCCGATTCCAGTACAGCGGCCTGTGGTTCAGCGTCATGGACCCCTGGCCCGAGTACTGGTCCGACACCTGGTACGGGGACGACGATCTCTACATCGAGTACTGGGGTGGCGGCTACTACCTGCTCAACCGGAGACACCCCATGGATCGCATCGCCATCACCGTCCTGGCCGGCTAGGCCTCGGCGGCGCCGCTCTCGGTGACCGTCCTTGCAAACGACAGCACCGTAGGCCCGAACTGGTTGCCGGCATGACCGAAGCGCGGCAGCTGCACCAACCCATCCCGGTCGAGGAGATCTGCATGCAAAAGACATTGGCTAGATTGGTTCTACCCGCCGTGCTGGCGGTGCTGAGTGCCGCGCCTGCGGCGGCCCAGGTCCGGATCGGCGTGGAGCTCCCATCGATCCACATCCGCATCGCGCCGGACGCCCCGCCGCCGCCCCAGGTGGAGGTCCGGATGCACCGTCCCAGCCGGGACCATCGGTGGATCGCCGGGTACTGGGATCGCCAGGATGACCGCTGGGCCTGGGCCCCGGGACGCTGGGAACAGCCCTCCCGCCGTGGCTCGAGCTGGATCGCGGCACGCTATCAGCGCGAGGGCGGGGCCTATCGGTATGAACCGGGGCACTGGTCCCACGAGAAAATGGTCGAGGGGGACGACTACACCCGCTGGCATCGGGACCACGGTCGCGGGCCGGAGAGACATGGCGACCGGGATAGGGACCATGAGCGGGACGATCACCGCCGGGATTGATGAATCCAGAGCGTGAACCTACTGGGGGGTCGCCAGGGCCTCGAGCCGGACCTTGACCTGCCGCTTGCCGATGCCCCTCAGGGCGGCGATGGCGGCCAGCTGCGACCGGCGGGGCCGGGACTTTTCGGCCTCCCAGTTGTAGACCGTCTGGGCCGAGACGCCCAGGAGCAGGCCCATGTCCGCCGCGGAGAGCCCCAGCTTCTCCCGCTGCCGGGCCAGGCGCTTCGCGCTGAACCGGATCCGGGTGGCATCCTCGGGGGTCTCCACTGGCGCGGCGGCACGCTTCTTCTCGCCCCGGGCCAGGCCCTTCTCAAGCACCAAGATCCTGCGCTTCAGGGCCGCGATCTCAGTGCGATGGGCGGCCGCCGCCTTCTTGAGTCCTTCCGTGGCCGTCCGCAGCTCCTTGCGCGCCAGCCGGACGACCTCTTCCTTCAGCACGGATGCAATGTTCGGCATGTGTCCTCCCCGGCGTCGAGGCCCTGATGGACCGGCCCTTTCTTGATAATAGGGGAGTTGTCGGGGCCGGGGCCCAATTACCAGTTCAAAAGCAATCTTATAACTTTGGCGACCGGGCCTCCGGCCCCGTCAGACCGGTCCGGATCAGGGGTGGAGGGGGGTCGCCCGAGCCTGCAGCTGCTTGATAACTGCAATGAATGTTTGATGTGTGGTTGAACCGGTGGGCGGGGCGGAGCGGTCCGGCCCCGGGATTCGTGATCTTCGGCCGAGGGTGGTCCTGCAACAGTTATCCAGCAGGAGAAACTTCGGAAGGCGTTCGACGATTTTCGGGGGAAGGACCCACGCATGCGCAGCGGCACCCGGTCAGCCATGATCAGTGGGCTCCTCGCCCTCCTCCTGATGGTCCTCCCCTGCGCGCTGGGGGCCGGGACCCGGCAGGTCCGGGTGGCGGTCTTCCCGCACAAGCCGGCCACCTTCCAGGACGCCGGGGGCCAGGTCCGGGGCTTCTACATCGACATGATCGAGGAGGTCGGCCGGGCCAAGGGCTGGGATATCCGCTACGTTCCGGGCTCCTTCGCCGAAGGACTGGAGCGGGCCCGCCGCGGCGAGGTGGACCTGGCCACGAGCGTGGCCTACACGGAGGAGCGGGCCCAGTACCTCGACTATGGGCGGGAGGTCACCCTCACGGTCTGGAGCCTCCTCTACGCGAATCCGAAGGTGCCGATCCAGAGTGTCTTCGACGTGCGCGGACGCCGGGTGGCGGTGATGAAGTCCGACGTGAATGGTCAGCACTTCATGGACCTCTGCAATCGGTTCGAGATCCAGGTGGACTTCGTGGTGGTGCCCTCCTTCGAGGACGTCCTGCTCACCGTGGCGGCCGGCGCCGCCGACGCCGGCGTGACCACCAGCATCTTCGGGTATTCGCGCGAAGGGGACTTCCGGGTCGTGCGCACGCCGGTGGTCTTCAACCCCTTCCCCACCTATTTCGCCACCACCAAGGGCCGCAACGCCGACCTGCTCCAGGCCCTCGACGCCTACCTCGCCGATGGCCGGGGCAAGGTTGACTCGGGATACACCCGGGCCATCGACCGGTGGATGCAGTCGGGCGGGGCGGTCCGGGGGCTGCCCCTCTGGCTCCCGCGGGCCGCCCTGGCCCTGGTGGTGCTGCTGGCCCTCACGTCGGGGCTCATGCTCCTCTTCCGGTTCCGGGTGCGCCGGGCCACGGCCGAGGTGCGGGCCCTGAACCAGGAGCTGGAGAAGGAGCTGGCGGAGCGCCGCCGGCGGGAGGACGTGATCCTGAACGTGGCCAGCGGCGTCTCCGCCATGACCGGGGACACCTTTTTCCAGGAGCTGACGCGCTACCTGGCCCAGGCGGCCCATGCGGACGGGGCGATGATCGGCGAGGGCTTCCTGAGGGATGGCGCGGAATGGGTTCGCACCCTGGCCGTGTTCCTCGATGGCGAGACGATCCCCGGCTTCGAGTATCCCCTGGCGGGAACCCCGTGCGCGGCGGTCTATCGCGGTGAGCCGTGCGCCTTCGCCGAAGGCGTCCAGGAGCGCTTCCCGGCCTTCGACCTGCTCAGGAAGCTGGATGCCAGCGCCTACGTGGGGTGCCCCCTCCTGGATGAATCCGGCCGCACTCGCGGCATGCTTGCGGTCGTGAAGCGTCAGCCGGAGGACCACCCGGAGGAGACCGCCTCGCTCCTGCGCATCTTCTCGAGCCGCGCCACGGCGGAGCTGGAGCGCCGCGCGGCGGAGCGGGAGCGGCAGCTCATGGAGCAGCAGATGCAGCACGTGCAGAAGCTGGAGAGCCTCGGCCTGCTGGCCGGAGGCATCGCCCACGACTTCAACAACCTGCTGACCGCTATGCTGGGCCACCTGAACCTCGCCCAGTCCCGGCTCAGCCCCGAATCGCCGGCCCATCCCTCGCTGGGCAACCTGGAGCGGATCATCCACCGCACCTCGGAGCTGACCCGGCAGATGCTCGCCTACTCGGGGAAGGGGCGCTTCCTGGTGCAGAACCGGGACCTGAACCAGGTCATCCGGGAGATGCTCCACCTGCTGGAGGTCTCCATCTCCAAGAAGGTCGCCCTGCGGCTCGGCCTGGCCGGCGCCCCCGTGCCCATCCAGGCCGATGCGGCGCAGATCCAGCAGGTGCTCATGAACCTGGTGACCAATGCGGCGGACGCCATCGGCGACCGGGAAGGCACCATCCGGATCACCACGGCCGTGACGGCCCTGGACCGGGCCTACCTCGACCAGGTGTTCCAGGGCCAGGAGCTGCTGCCCGGCACCTACGCCGTCATGGAGGTGCAGGACACCGGCTGCGGCATGAGTCCCGAAGTGCTGTCCCGCATCTTCGATCCCTTCTTCACCACCAAGCCCTCGGGCCACGGCCTGGGCCTGTCGGCCACGCTCGGCATCCTCCGCGGCCACCATGCGGGCCTGAGGATCTACAGCGAGCCGGGCCGGGGCAGCACCTTCAAGGTCCTCTTCCCGGTCGCCGACGGGGTCGCGGCCGAAGCGGGGCCCGAGGCCACCACCGCGGTATCGCTTCTGGGTCTGCGGGTGCTCGTGGTGGACGACGAGGAGATCCTCCGCGAATCCACCGCCGAGGCCCTGCAATCCCTGGGCGTGGAGGTCATCCTGGCCACGGATGGGCAGGAGGCGGTGGACCGGGTCACCCAGCAGGGGCCCTCCCTGGACCTGGTCTTCATGGACCTGACCATGCCCCGCATGGATGGCCGGGAGGCCTTCCAGCAGATCCGCAGGCTCTGTCCCGGCGTGCCCGTGGTGCTGACCAGCGGCTACAACGAGCAGGAGTCGATCCAGGACTTCATCGGCCGCGGCCTCGCCGGGTTCCTGCAGAAGCCCTACACCCTGAAGGCCCTGGGCGAGACCCTCCAGCGCTGTGCCCGGTCGAGGCCGGAAGCCTAGGCGAAGGGAATCCGGGCCTGCCGGTCCCCTGCCGAAAAGGTCGCCCGGGAGGGGCGGCCGGGGGATACTTTTGGGAATCCATTCCCAGGCCGCCGGGCCCACAGGAAAATGCCATGCCACCACTCGCCATGCGCCAGCAGGTCTGGAGCGGTCACCAGGAGGGACCGCTGTCCCTGGCCCTGGACGCGGCCGGGCTGGCCACCTGGGAGTGGCACCTCCCCAGCGGCGAGGCCCGCTGGAACGCGCGGCACTTCGAACTGCTGGGCTACGAGCCGGGCGAGGTCCAGCCGGGCTACGAGGCCTTGATCGCCCGGGTCCATCCGGCGGACCGGGCGGCGGTGGAGACCCTGCTGGAGCAGGCCCTGGCCCGGGGTTCGGACTACGCCGCCACCTTCAAGGCCCTTCGGCCGGACGGAAGCATCCGCTGGCTGGAGGCCCGAGGGCGCTTCGACCGCGACGCTGCCGGGCAGGCCGAATTCAGCTATGGCGTGGTGCTCGACGTCACGACCGAGCAGCTGCTGCGGGAGAGCGAGGCGCGCTTCCGCATGACCCTCCAGAACGCCCCCATCACGGTCGCCACCCTGGACCGCGACCTTCGCTACACCTGGATCTACAACACCCGCCACGGGTTCAGCCCCGACATGGTGATCGGGCGGCGCCCGGACGAGCTCATCCCTCCCGCCGATGCCGCGGAGCTGATGGACCTGCTGCAGCGGGTGCTCGACACCGGGCAGCCCGAAGTGCGGGAGGTCTCCGGCGAGACCCGGGGCCGGTCCTGGCACTACTCGGACTATGTCGAGCCGGTGCTGGATGCGGCGGGCCGGATCCAGGGCCTGAACGTGGCCATGATCGAGATCACGGA contains these protein-coding regions:
- a CDS encoding helix-turn-helix domain-containing protein, which encodes MPNIASVLKEEVVRLARKELRTATEGLKKAAAAHRTEIAALKRRILVLEKGLARGEKKRAAAPVETPEDATRIRFSAKRLARQREKLGLSAADMGLLLGVSAQTVYNWEAEKSRPRRSQLAAIAALRGIGKRQVKVRLEALATPQ
- a CDS encoding response regulator, giving the protein MRSGTRSAMISGLLALLLMVLPCALGAGTRQVRVAVFPHKPATFQDAGGQVRGFYIDMIEEVGRAKGWDIRYVPGSFAEGLERARRGEVDLATSVAYTEERAQYLDYGREVTLTVWSLLYANPKVPIQSVFDVRGRRVAVMKSDVNGQHFMDLCNRFEIQVDFVVVPSFEDVLLTVAAGAADAGVTTSIFGYSREGDFRVVRTPVVFNPFPTYFATTKGRNADLLQALDAYLADGRGKVDSGYTRAIDRWMQSGGAVRGLPLWLPRAALALVVLLALTSGLMLLFRFRVRRATAEVRALNQELEKELAERRRREDVILNVASGVSAMTGDTFFQELTRYLAQAAHADGAMIGEGFLRDGAEWVRTLAVFLDGETIPGFEYPLAGTPCAAVYRGEPCAFAEGVQERFPAFDLLRKLDASAYVGCPLLDESGRTRGMLAVVKRQPEDHPEETASLLRIFSSRATAELERRAAERERQLMEQQMQHVQKLESLGLLAGGIAHDFNNLLTAMLGHLNLAQSRLSPESPAHPSLGNLERIIHRTSELTRQMLAYSGKGRFLVQNRDLNQVIREMLHLLEVSISKKVALRLGLAGAPVPIQADAAQIQQVLMNLVTNAADAIGDREGTIRITTAVTALDRAYLDQVFQGQELLPGTYAVMEVQDTGCGMSPEVLSRIFDPFFTTKPSGHGLGLSATLGILRGHHAGLRIYSEPGRGSTFKVLFPVADGVAAEAGPEATTAVSLLGLRVLVVDDEEILRESTAEALQSLGVEVILATDGQEAVDRVTQQGPSLDLVFMDLTMPRMDGREAFQQIRRLCPGVPVVLTSGYNEQESIQDFIGRGLAGFLQKPYTLKALGETLQRCARSRPEA
- the cls gene encoding cardiolipin synthase, with the protein product MSPDSSLCGQEERQLQPPWYWILAFCLLCSACARLPDLKYLKEPLNTPTTPRVVDGRGPLSEPEAASLLTRRLGRAKVDAKYLAGLEEAATGRPLIAGNQVTLLFDGPVTIAAMMAAVSAARDSINLETYLFDQDPLGMRFADLLIAKQKEGVQVSIIYDCVGTLGTPQAFFDRMQEAGIRLLPFQPVSPHHKLLGWRINNRDHRKVLVVDGRVAFTGGVNITASYARSSLFRSARKAKAVGWRDTHVQIEGPAVAALQWMFLDNWASQNEGSLPERDFFPTLAPAGDKVVRVLRSQPGSNHEIFKAYFVAIQGARTSIHIASAYFVPDVQISKALQAAARRGIDVKVLLPGVSDSWLTTYGSHSFYQDMLDAGVRIYELKTSVLHAKTAVIDGSWSTVGSTNLDTRSFLHNKEVNVVILGDAFGREMEDAFQDDLKDSREITPGTWQQRPYLQRLKEWCARLASYWL